One Paraglaciecola mesophila genomic region harbors:
- the pcnB gene encoding polynucleotide adenylyltransferase PcnB gives MPRAEHPVSRSDISDNALKVLYRLHNNGYQAFLVGGCVRDILLGKKPKDFDVTTDATPEQVKELFRNCRLIGRRFRLAHVVFGREIIEVATFRGHHPSQDEDSKGQNLSKQSDHGQLLRDNVFGSIEEDAERRDFTVNAMYYNIADYSIHDFANGMQAVKNRQITMIGDPATRYREDPVRMLRAVRFSVKLGMKISPETAKPIHELAPLMANIPPARLFEEVLKLLLSGQGLETYKLLNEFGLFEQLFPQLAPLLKSQNSRELAFIEQVLMNTDNRINSDMKVTPAFIFAALLWYPLEERCQQHMVEGGLNHFDAFNLALSDVLHRQIQRIMIPKRFTITVREIWQLQQRLPKRYGRRAFQMLEHPKFRAAYDFLLIRGQIEGGELLTLAQWWTDFQNVNPEQRQGMLKTLRDKEGGPPKRRSRYRGKKKAAQ, from the coding sequence GAAAGAAACCTAAAGATTTTGACGTGACCACAGATGCGACACCAGAGCAGGTCAAAGAACTGTTTAGAAACTGTCGACTGATTGGACGCCGATTTCGTTTAGCACATGTTGTATTTGGTCGAGAAATTATCGAGGTTGCTACATTTCGTGGTCATCATCCAAGCCAAGATGAGGATAGCAAAGGGCAAAATTTAAGTAAGCAAAGTGATCACGGTCAACTATTGCGCGACAATGTATTTGGCAGCATTGAAGAAGATGCGGAGCGTCGTGATTTTACGGTCAATGCGATGTATTACAATATCGCTGACTACAGTATCCATGATTTTGCCAATGGCATGCAGGCGGTTAAAAATCGTCAGATCACTATGATTGGCGACCCCGCTACGCGCTATCGTGAAGATCCCGTGCGTATGCTTCGTGCAGTGCGGTTCTCGGTAAAACTAGGTATGAAAATAAGCCCAGAAACGGCTAAGCCCATACACGAATTAGCCCCTTTGATGGCGAATATTCCGCCGGCACGCTTGTTTGAAGAGGTGTTAAAGTTGTTGCTGTCAGGGCAAGGCCTTGAAACGTATAAGCTACTCAATGAGTTTGGATTGTTTGAGCAGTTGTTCCCGCAATTAGCACCATTACTGAAATCGCAAAATAGCCGTGAGCTTGCGTTTATCGAGCAGGTGCTAATGAATACGGATAACCGTATTAATTCGGATATGAAAGTGACACCCGCGTTCATTTTTGCAGCGTTGTTGTGGTACCCGCTAGAAGAGCGTTGTCAGCAGCATATGGTGGAAGGTGGCTTAAATCACTTTGATGCATTTAATTTGGCACTGAGCGATGTGTTACATCGCCAAATTCAACGCATTATGATCCCGAAGCGCTTTACGATTACCGTACGTGAGATTTGGCAATTACAACAACGCTTGCCAAAGCGTTACGGGCGTAGGGCATTTCAGATGCTTGAACACCCCAAATTTAGAGCTGCCTATGACTTCTTGTTAATACGCGGGCAAATTGAAGGTGGGGAGTTACTTACGCTAGCCCAGTGGTGGACTGACTTTCAGAATGTTAACCCTGAGCAGCGTCAAGGTATGTTGAAAACCTTGCGCGACAAAGAAGGCGGCCCACCTAAACGCAGAAGTCGCTATAGAGGCAAGAAGAAAGCCGCCCAATGA
- the folK gene encoding 2-amino-4-hydroxy-6-hydroxymethyldihydropteridine diphosphokinase gives MNQVYVGLGSNLAQPEQQIKDALRAIASLPSTSVTATSSLYVSRPMGPQDQPSYVNAVLGGQTEMQPVEFLHCLQKIEGEHGRERKAERWGPRTLDLDILLFGNQVIDSVELTVPHYGMGEREFVLYPLHEIAPKLHLPNGTKLSEMLNNCPLNGLEKLPYK, from the coding sequence ATGAACCAAGTTTATGTTGGGTTAGGGAGTAATTTAGCCCAGCCAGAACAACAAATAAAAGATGCATTAAGAGCAATTGCATCATTGCCTAGCACTAGCGTAACTGCCACGTCGAGCTTGTATGTGAGTCGACCTATGGGGCCGCAAGACCAACCTAGTTATGTTAACGCAGTGCTTGGGGGGCAAACTGAAATGCAACCTGTTGAATTTCTTCATTGCTTACAAAAAATTGAAGGTGAACATGGTCGTGAGCGGAAAGCTGAGCGCTGGGGGCCGCGTACCTTAGACTTGGATATTCTACTTTTTGGCAATCAAGTTATTGATTCTGTTGAACTTACCGTTCCACATTACGGCATGGGTGAACGCGAATTCGTCTTGTATCCTCTACATGAAATAGCCCCAAAATTACACCTTCCAAACGGTACTAAATTGAGCGAAATGCTCAATAATTGCCCTCTCAATGGGTTGGAAAAACTCCCCTATAAATGA
- the panB gene encoding 3-methyl-2-oxobutanoate hydroxymethyltransferase has translation MKKVTTSTLLKMKQQSEKISALTAYDASFSKLFDEQGIDVLLIGDSLGMVLQGCDDTLGVSIDDVAYHTRAVRKGVERAFVIADMPFMSYSTPEQTYLNAAKLMAAGASMVKLEGGRWLLDSIKGLNERGVPVCGHLGLTPQSVHVFGGFKVQGRDDLQAEQMLEQAKEMAAAGIQLLVLECVPTELAGAISQAVDIPVIGIGAGAETDGQILVMHDMFGISANYMPKFSKNYLQETGDMRTAVSQYIEEVKDGSFPSEAHSFSK, from the coding sequence ATGAAAAAAGTCACAACTTCCACGTTGTTAAAAATGAAGCAACAAAGCGAAAAAATTAGTGCGCTTACCGCATATGATGCGAGCTTCTCAAAGCTGTTTGATGAGCAAGGGATAGACGTACTGTTAATTGGCGATTCATTAGGCATGGTATTACAAGGCTGTGATGACACATTAGGCGTCAGCATTGATGATGTGGCGTATCATACGCGCGCCGTGCGTAAAGGGGTTGAGCGGGCATTTGTCATCGCAGATATGCCGTTTATGTCTTACTCCACCCCAGAACAAACTTACTTGAATGCTGCAAAGCTAATGGCTGCTGGGGCGAGCATGGTAAAGCTTGAAGGTGGGCGCTGGTTACTTGACAGTATAAAGGGATTGAACGAACGCGGTGTGCCAGTGTGTGGTCATTTGGGGTTAACGCCTCAGTCGGTGCATGTTTTTGGTGGTTTTAAAGTGCAGGGCCGTGATGATCTGCAAGCAGAGCAAATGCTCGAGCAAGCCAAAGAAATGGCGGCAGCTGGGATTCAGCTTCTGGTACTAGAATGCGTACCAACGGAGTTAGCTGGAGCTATTTCTCAAGCCGTGGATATTCCTGTGATCGGTATAGGTGCTGGCGCCGAAACCGACGGACAAATTTTAGTGATGCATGACATGTTTGGTATTAGCGCCAATTACATGCCGAAATTTTCAAAAAACTACCTTCAAGAAACGGGCGATATGCGCACAGCGGTCAGTCAGTATATTGAAGAAGTGAAAGACGGCTCTTTCCCGTCTGAAGCCCATAGTTTCAGTAAGTGA
- the panC gene encoding pantoate--beta-alanine ligase: MRVISNIASLRDVRRSWQADSKVIAFVPTMGNLHQGHLNLVKEAKLKADVVVVSIFVNPLQFGPDEDLEAYPRTLENDRKVLSEMGVDVLFTPQVKDIYSRGLEQQTFVEVPGISYMICGASRPGHFRGVATIVCKLFNMVQPNMAFFGEKDFQQLQVIKAMVTDLSMNLTVHGVKTTREDDGLAMSSRNQYLSTEQRALAPTLYSRLLEMQDKIESGRRDFSRITSECCEQLAQAGFSIDYIEIRSADTLLQPGHEETNVVILAAAFLGRTRLIDNLQVSLT; the protein is encoded by the coding sequence ATGCGAGTGATCAGTAATATTGCCAGCTTGCGCGATGTGCGTCGTAGCTGGCAGGCAGATTCTAAAGTGATTGCCTTTGTTCCTACCATGGGTAATTTACATCAAGGCCATCTTAATTTGGTAAAAGAAGCCAAATTAAAAGCCGATGTCGTTGTGGTCTCGATCTTTGTCAACCCGTTACAGTTTGGACCGGATGAGGACTTAGAAGCCTACCCACGTACTTTAGAGAATGACCGCAAAGTGCTCAGTGAGATGGGAGTAGACGTGCTTTTTACTCCTCAAGTGAAAGATATTTATTCACGTGGCCTTGAGCAGCAGACCTTTGTCGAAGTGCCGGGGATTTCCTACATGATTTGCGGTGCCAGTCGACCAGGGCATTTTCGCGGTGTGGCGACTATCGTTTGTAAGTTGTTCAACATGGTTCAGCCGAACATGGCGTTTTTCGGTGAAAAAGACTTTCAGCAATTGCAGGTCATCAAAGCCATGGTTACAGACTTATCCATGAATTTAACCGTGCATGGGGTTAAGACGACCCGTGAAGATGATGGTTTAGCGATGAGCTCGCGCAATCAATACTTGAGTACTGAACAGCGTGCGCTTGCTCCGACTTTGTATTCACGATTACTGGAAATGCAAGACAAAATAGAATCCGGGCGCCGTGACTTTTCGCGTATCACCAGTGAATGTTGTGAGCAGCTTGCACAAGCTGGGTTTAGCATCGATTACATCGAGATCCGCTCTGCGGATACGCTTTTGCAGCCAGGACATGAAGAAACAAACGTGGTTATCTTAGCGGCCGCGTTTTTAGGTCGTACACGTCTAATTGATAACCTGCAAGTGTCGTTAACCTAA
- the panP gene encoding pyridoxal-dependent aspartate 1-decarboxylase PanP, with product MAVAEVSLEHLFRVFTMPEGKDSKLAQIEQHLSDNLADFLSQHVVTKVTSLEQIEQSFAEFNVPEHPEFVSEHAANLLEKLVANSVNTYSPTFIGHMTSALPYFHLSLAKLLVGLNQNLVKIETSKAFTPLERQVLGMMHELVYAQDSEFYNTYLHSANHALGAFCSGGTIANVTALWVARNKALAADGVFKGVAREGLAAGLAHYGYKKMAILSSRRGHYSLSKSVDLLGLGREQLITLDCPTQRLSPEKALAFGKQYAEQGNKILSIVGVAGTTETGHVDPLDELADVAQELGCHFHVDAAWGGATLFSSTHRNILKGIQRADSVTIDAHKQMYVPMGAGMVLFKDPNDSNAVRHHANYILRAGSKDLGATTLEGSRNGMAMMVYASLHIFGRQGYELLINQSIEKAKIFARMIQSHPDFELITPPTLSLLTYRVNPQEVQQQIKADPSLSPHFNEKLDKLTVYVQKQQREAGKSFVSRTRLQTQTYGEQTMTVFRVVLANPLTTENDLQNILDEQVAIASKSQNWAELTEKVTQ from the coding sequence GTGGCCGTAGCTGAAGTCAGTTTAGAGCATTTGTTTAGAGTGTTTACCATGCCTGAAGGTAAAGATTCTAAGTTAGCTCAGATTGAGCAGCATCTGTCAGATAACTTGGCTGACTTTTTGTCTCAACACGTGGTAACGAAAGTCACGTCACTTGAGCAAATAGAACAAAGTTTTGCTGAATTTAATGTGCCCGAACATCCAGAGTTTGTGTCTGAGCACGCTGCGAATTTACTTGAAAAACTAGTCGCTAATTCAGTTAATACCTATTCGCCAACATTTATCGGGCACATGACATCTGCCTTACCGTATTTTCATTTATCGTTAGCTAAATTGTTAGTTGGCTTGAATCAAAATTTGGTCAAAATCGAAACCTCTAAAGCCTTTACGCCTTTAGAGCGTCAAGTGTTGGGTATGATGCACGAACTTGTGTATGCCCAAGACAGTGAGTTCTACAATACGTATTTACACAGTGCGAACCACGCCTTAGGAGCGTTCTGCTCTGGTGGCACCATAGCCAATGTTACCGCGCTGTGGGTAGCACGGAATAAAGCCTTAGCCGCCGACGGTGTATTTAAAGGGGTTGCCAGAGAAGGTTTAGCCGCTGGTTTAGCTCATTACGGCTATAAAAAAATGGCAATTTTATCTTCACGCCGAGGCCATTATTCCCTGTCAAAGTCGGTGGACTTACTCGGTTTAGGTCGTGAACAGCTCATCACGTTAGATTGCCCGACTCAACGCTTGTCCCCAGAAAAAGCATTAGCGTTTGGTAAACAATACGCTGAACAAGGCAATAAAATCCTCAGTATTGTCGGCGTAGCGGGCACAACAGAGACGGGGCATGTTGATCCACTCGACGAGCTTGCTGATGTTGCTCAAGAATTAGGGTGTCATTTCCATGTGGATGCCGCTTGGGGCGGAGCCACGCTTTTCTCAAGCACCCATAGAAATATCCTTAAAGGGATCCAGCGCGCCGATTCCGTCACCATAGACGCACACAAGCAAATGTACGTGCCAATGGGCGCAGGTATGGTGTTATTTAAAGATCCTAACGACAGTAATGCTGTGCGCCACCATGCTAACTACATATTGCGCGCTGGCTCAAAAGATTTAGGTGCCACCACGCTAGAAGGTTCGCGTAACGGCATGGCCATGATGGTATATGCGTCTTTGCATATATTTGGTCGCCAGGGGTACGAGTTATTGATTAACCAAAGCATCGAAAAAGCCAAAATTTTCGCGCGTATGATCCAATCACACCCTGACTTTGAATTGATCACTCCTCCTACCTTGTCTTTGCTAACTTATCGGGTTAACCCGCAGGAAGTGCAGCAACAGATCAAAGCTGATCCGTCATTAAGCCCTCACTTTAACGAGAAGCTCGATAAGCTCACTGTCTATGTGCAAAAACAACAACGTGAAGCAGGTAAATCATTTGTATCACGTACTCGTTTACAAACCCAAACCTATGGCGAGCAAACCATGACGGTGTTTCGTGTGGTATTGGCTAACCCGTTGACCACGGAAAACGACTTGCAGAATATACTTGATGAACAGGTAGCGATAGCTAGCAAAAGTCAAAATTGGGCTGAGCTGACAGAAAAAGTCACCCAATGA
- a CDS encoding EAL domain-containing protein, with protein sequence MKVSQVTESFNPDNVVPFFQPIMDLTNNQVWRYECLARLITFGERPFIPSEFLYLVDRQESRSQLTETIFNRSAQYFRERNMPWNINISLADMQDENIHRFLTEQASSYPNPKRVALEVTAQNVLADTDTFATFSDLCKKLGLSLFVDNIEPDVTQVEHLLALPISGLKMSGPIMADLAQDEQAQALIKSLCAKGQSLNIALVAQHLESEAQLTLLKKLNVRYAQGFYFSQPKAQAH encoded by the coding sequence ATGAAAGTTTCTCAAGTTACTGAAAGCTTCAACCCCGATAACGTTGTGCCGTTTTTTCAACCTATTATGGATTTAACAAATAATCAGGTTTGGCGTTACGAATGTTTAGCGCGCCTTATCACGTTCGGCGAGCGGCCTTTTATCCCTAGCGAATTTTTATATTTGGTCGACCGCCAAGAAAGTCGTTCACAATTAACGGAAACCATCTTTAATCGCAGTGCCCAATACTTCCGTGAACGCAATATGCCATGGAATATCAACATCAGTCTGGCTGATATGCAAGATGAGAATATTCATCGATTTCTTACCGAACAAGCCAGTAGTTACCCCAACCCCAAGCGGGTGGCATTAGAAGTCACCGCACAGAATGTGTTAGCGGATACAGACACATTTGCAACCTTTTCTGATTTGTGTAAAAAGCTTGGTTTGAGCTTATTCGTAGATAATATTGAACCCGATGTAACACAGGTAGAGCACTTGCTCGCTTTACCCATTAGCGGGTTAAAAATGTCAGGCCCGATTATGGCAGACCTTGCTCAGGATGAGCAGGCACAAGCTTTAATTAAATCCTTGTGTGCTAAAGGACAAAGTTTGAATATCGCCTTAGTGGCTCAGCATCTTGAGAGCGAAGCACAGCTTACCTTGCTGAAAAAACTTAATGTGCGCTACGCCCAAGGCTTTTACTTCAGTCAACCTAAGGCGCAGGCGCACTAA
- the trmB gene encoding tRNA (guanine(46)-N(7))-methyltransferase TrmB: protein MPEGNSRHIESNQTGVHEKLPDLVARHLQHASQRPLTEHTLQAFSQAQEWLGDWQGPLILDACCGVGESTTHIANLHPEAKVIGVDKSAHRVGKHEHYSLKQDNALILRADLNDFWRLAVQAKWRLSKHFLLYPNPYPKSAHVQRRWHGSPAFAEIVKLGGQLEVRSNWQIYVQEFALALEIAGFNGEVKQYHDAQAITPFERKYWASGQHSWQVISQL from the coding sequence ATGCCCGAGGGTAATTCTCGGCACATTGAAAGCAACCAAACTGGGGTACATGAAAAGCTACCAGATTTGGTTGCTCGTCATTTACAGCATGCTAGCCAACGCCCGTTAACTGAGCATACTTTGCAGGCCTTTTCTCAGGCACAAGAGTGGCTAGGTGATTGGCAAGGCCCGCTCATATTAGACGCATGCTGTGGGGTGGGCGAAAGTACCACCCATATTGCCAATCTGCACCCAGAGGCAAAAGTCATAGGTGTAGACAAATCAGCCCATCGCGTGGGTAAGCATGAGCATTACAGCTTAAAGCAAGATAACGCTTTGATACTAAGAGCGGATCTAAATGACTTTTGGCGCTTAGCAGTGCAGGCTAAATGGCGCTTAAGTAAACACTTTTTGTTGTATCCCAATCCGTACCCTAAGTCTGCTCATGTACAAAGACGCTGGCACGGCAGTCCTGCGTTTGCAGAGATTGTTAAGCTAGGCGGGCAACTTGAGGTGCGTAGTAACTGGCAAATTTACGTTCAGGAGTTTGCTTTGGCCCTTGAAATAGCGGGTTTTAATGGCGAGGTGAAACAATACCATGATGCGCAAGCCATCACGCCCTTCGAGCGTAAATATTGGGCGAGCGGCCAACATAGCTGGCAAGTAATTAGCCAATTGTAA
- a CDS encoding ABC transporter permease — translation MGSRTMIALQTLWIKECTRFLRIWIQTLVPPAITMSLYFVIFGNLIGSRIGQMGGFSYMEFIVPGLIMMAVITNSYSNVSSSFYSAKFQHNIEELLVAPIPNWVIIAGFVGGGVARAILIGIIVTCVSMLFVDITLHNIPIIIITLLLTSILFATAGLINAIFAKSFDDISVVPTFVLTPLTYLGGVFYSLTLLPEFWQWVSKINPIVYMVNGFRYGFLGVSDVDYMYSLGLLVVFNVALLGFAYSLINRGVGIRS, via the coding sequence ATGGGTAGTCGCACTATGATTGCACTGCAAACGCTATGGATAAAAGAGTGCACTCGTTTTTTGCGTATTTGGATACAAACCTTGGTGCCGCCAGCAATTACCATGTCCTTGTATTTTGTCATATTTGGTAATTTGATTGGCAGTCGCATCGGCCAAATGGGTGGCTTCAGTTATATGGAGTTTATCGTGCCAGGGCTGATTATGATGGCGGTGATCACCAACTCCTATTCGAATGTCTCGTCCTCTTTTTACAGCGCTAAATTTCAGCACAATATTGAAGAGTTATTGGTAGCGCCTATCCCCAACTGGGTGATTATCGCTGGCTTCGTAGGCGGCGGGGTCGCGCGAGCGATACTCATCGGTATTATCGTGACCTGTGTATCTATGTTGTTTGTTGATATCACACTACACAATATTCCGATTATCATTATTACTTTGTTGTTAACCTCAATTTTGTTCGCCACTGCGGGCTTAATTAACGCCATCTTTGCCAAATCATTTGATGATATCAGCGTGGTACCCACTTTTGTGCTAACTCCCCTTACCTATTTAGGTGGGGTATTTTATTCACTCACTTTACTGCCTGAGTTTTGGCAGTGGGTCAGTAAAATCAACCCTATCGTGTATATGGTGAATGGTTTCCGTTATGGTTTTTTAGGCGTCTCTGACGTGGACTACATGTACTCACTAGGGTTGTTAGTGGTGTTTAATGTGGCGCTGCTTGGCTTTGCCTACTCACTGATTAATCGCGGTGTGGGTATTAGAAGCTAG
- a CDS encoding ABC transporter ATP-binding protein, with amino-acid sequence MNALNIKGLTKVYKGGTRALNGINLEVTQGDFFALLGPNGAGKSTTIGIISSLVNKTSGTADIFEYSLDTHPVEAKSCIGLVPQEFNFNQFETLLQIVVNQAGYYGVPRHVAKERAEKYLKQLDLWEKRNQPARNLSGGMKRRLMIARALMHEPRMLILDEPTAGVDIEIRRSMWTFLKEINEQGITIILTTHYLEEAEMLCRNIAIIDKGVIVQNTSMKSLLATLNIETFILDLAGEHQNIALSGFEYRLLDAHTLEVDVAKEESLNNVFEQLSSQKIQVLSMRNKSNRLEELFVRLVESGREELANNKKTQKELANG; translated from the coding sequence ATGAATGCATTGAATATCAAAGGGTTAACCAAAGTATACAAAGGTGGTACCCGAGCCCTGAATGGGATTAATTTAGAAGTAACGCAGGGTGATTTTTTCGCCCTACTCGGCCCAAACGGCGCGGGCAAATCCACCACTATTGGCATTATCAGTTCTCTAGTGAATAAAACCAGTGGCACTGCTGACATATTCGAATACTCATTAGACACCCATCCCGTAGAAGCCAAATCATGTATTGGCTTGGTACCACAGGAGTTCAATTTCAATCAATTTGAGACGCTGCTTCAAATTGTAGTCAACCAAGCAGGCTACTACGGTGTGCCGCGCCACGTTGCCAAAGAGCGGGCTGAAAAATACCTTAAGCAGTTAGATTTATGGGAAAAGCGTAATCAACCGGCGCGTAACCTATCTGGCGGTATGAAGCGCCGTTTAATGATTGCTCGGGCACTCATGCATGAGCCCAGAATGTTGATTTTGGATGAGCCGACCGCTGGGGTAGACATTGAAATACGCCGCTCAATGTGGACGTTCCTCAAAGAGATTAACGAGCAAGGGATCACCATCATATTGACCACGCACTACCTTGAAGAAGCTGAAATGTTGTGTCGCAATATCGCGATTATAGATAAAGGCGTCATCGTGCAAAACACCAGTATGAAGTCTCTATTGGCCACGCTTAATATTGAAACCTTTATTCTTGATCTGGCCGGTGAGCATCAAAACATTGCACTGTCGGGTTTCGAGTATCGTCTGCTTGACGCACACACACTCGAAGTGGATGTGGCCAAAGAAGAAAGTTTGAATAACGTCTTTGAGCAGCTATCTAGCCAAAAAATACAAGTACTAAGCATGCGCAACAAATCGAACCGTTTGGAAGAATTGTTTGTACGTTTGGTTGAATCAGGCCGCGAAGAGCTTGCGAACAACAAAAAAACACAAAAGGAGCTCGCTAATGGGTAG
- a CDS encoding carboxymuconolactone decarboxylase family protein, translated as MAHMQPLPKETTPELADDFAIFEQILGFVPNSLLTMQRRPDIVRGFGVLTKAVMAQDGSVDLGFKRLLAHFSSRAAGCQYCEAHSLIAAKIHGISDEKVAAVWEYQTSPLYSDAERVALDYALAAGSVPNAVDEPLMARMRAYWEEDEIVEILGAICLYGFLNRWNDSMATDLEDAPKALGKKVLAQGGWTGGKHV; from the coding sequence ATGGCCCATATGCAGCCCCTACCCAAAGAAACCACCCCCGAATTAGCGGATGACTTCGCAATCTTTGAACAAATTTTAGGTTTTGTACCCAATAGTTTGCTGACGATGCAGCGCCGACCAGACATCGTACGTGGTTTTGGGGTGTTAACCAAAGCGGTGATGGCACAAGACGGCTCAGTTGATTTAGGTTTCAAACGTCTATTGGCACACTTTTCAAGCCGAGCTGCAGGTTGCCAATACTGTGAAGCCCACTCCTTAATAGCCGCTAAAATTCACGGTATTTCTGATGAAAAGGTCGCCGCAGTGTGGGAATACCAAACCAGCCCACTTTATTCAGATGCAGAGCGTGTCGCCCTTGACTACGCACTCGCCGCAGGTTCTGTGCCGAACGCGGTAGATGAGCCACTGATGGCGCGTATGCGAGCCTACTGGGAAGAAGATGAAATCGTTGAAATTCTAGGTGCCATTTGCTTATACGGTTTTCTAAATCGCTGGAATGACTCCATGGCTACAGACTTAGAAGATGCGCCCAAAGCACTAGGCAAGAAGGTGCTCGCTCAAGGGGGCTGGACTGGTGGCAAGCATGTGTAA
- a CDS encoding alpha/beta hydrolase, whose amino-acid sequence MKLAILLIFTLHSVNALANNVFDELPASINPSARYIFYSHGFIVEGVDSMPEHPTWGTYDFPAILETFSTLDALIIAEHRAKNTDPFEHAKKLQHQVQYLIKKGVSPSNITLVGFSRGGFITAITSSYLANSDINYVILAACTSSLATHNDVMLQGHILSIYETSDTVGSCKNVIQRSGNKVRSFEEVSISTGLEHGAFYRPHNAWVEPLNKWLVKKTEKFAYTIPRSEVVELEEPISKRVYPLFIKLPRSYRSHKSKHYPVIYLTDAPYSFPLVSGATRFPMNSSTMEEAIIVGISYAKGSKGAASRIRDFTPSKASDWKLETGGAKAHLSFIQDIVFPYMESNYRAHSKHRTYVGNSLGGLFGAYILITAPDTFSSYVLGSPSVWFNDNELLAMNVQRPKNETKVYLSVGSLETPKFGEQQDMVRGAQLLAEKIDAVDSSHLLLNFKIIDGASHATAFPTTSIQGLDWIYGNL is encoded by the coding sequence ATGAAGCTCGCTATCTTATTGATCTTTACTCTTCACAGCGTAAATGCGCTCGCCAACAATGTCTTCGATGAGTTGCCGGCATCTATCAACCCAAGCGCGCGGTATATTTTTTACTCTCACGGTTTTATTGTCGAAGGCGTAGATTCAATGCCAGAACACCCCACTTGGGGCACTTATGACTTTCCAGCAATACTTGAGACCTTTTCAACGCTAGACGCCCTCATTATTGCTGAGCACAGGGCAAAAAATACTGACCCTTTTGAGCATGCCAAGAAACTCCAACATCAAGTTCAGTACTTAATTAAAAAGGGCGTATCCCCCAGTAATATAACACTAGTGGGGTTTTCTCGTGGCGGTTTTATCACCGCTATTACCTCAAGCTATCTAGCCAATAGTGATATTAATTATGTGATTTTAGCTGCTTGCACCAGCAGCCTAGCTACTCATAATGACGTGATGTTGCAGGGACATATCCTCTCAATTTATGAGACCTCAGATACCGTTGGCTCCTGTAAAAACGTCATACAGCGCAGTGGTAATAAGGTGAGGTCATTTGAAGAAGTTTCAATTTCTACGGGGCTAGAACATGGCGCTTTCTACCGGCCACATAACGCGTGGGTTGAACCACTTAACAAATGGCTGGTGAAAAAAACTGAAAAATTCGCTTATACCATTCCTAGAAGTGAGGTAGTTGAACTGGAAGAGCCTATATCAAAAAGAGTTTATCCGCTTTTCATCAAACTTCCTCGCTCTTACCGCTCGCACAAAAGTAAGCATTATCCAGTGATCTATCTCACTGACGCACCGTACAGTTTCCCACTGGTCTCTGGCGCCACTCGATTCCCCATGAACAGTAGCACAATGGAAGAAGCAATCATTGTAGGCATTTCATACGCTAAAGGTTCGAAAGGCGCAGCGAGCAGAATAAGAGACTTTACACCAAGCAAGGCCAGCGATTGGAAACTAGAAACGGGTGGCGCAAAAGCCCACTTAAGCTTTATTCAAGACATAGTGTTCCCATATATGGAGTCAAATTACCGCGCCCATTCTAAACACAGAACATATGTAGGGAACTCTCTCGGCGGTTTGTTTGGCGCCTATATTTTAATTACGGCTCCAGACACATTTTCTAGTTACGTACTGGGCAGCCCATCAGTTTGGTTTAACGATAACGAGTTATTAGCCATGAATGTGCAAAGGCCCAAAAATGAAACAAAAGTGTATTTGTCAGTCGGTAGCTTGGAGACGCCAAAATTCGGTGAGCAGCAAGATATGGTGCGTGGCGCACAATTATTGGCTGAAAAAATCGATGCCGTCGATTCATCTCATTTACTCCTCAATTTTAAGATTATCGACGGTGCCTCTCACGCTACCGCATTTCCAACCACGTCCATTCAAGGGCTCGATTGGATATACGGCAATCTTTAG